The sequence below is a genomic window from Mytilus edulis chromosome 2, xbMytEdul2.2, whole genome shotgun sequence.
GATGAGTATACGAATATACAAACTGGACCTCATGAATATAAAAACTTAGTATAACTTAAGTTAACACACACAGTTGTCAATACCAAATGTCCAAATAGATCAATTAGACACCAGGCTaacagacaaataaaaaattcagaaaacagtaaatagaaaacttaatattgagcaacaatattaaacaaaaataccgGATACCACCCAAAAAGCAGTTAAAAAGGCCAACATTTCTGATTCCCTTGTCGAATTTGGTAATCATTGAGGAAAAGAGGAATTGCATTATGAAAAGTTCATTGTatcatgcatgtatatatatttgtaaaaatgaaataattaccAAATGGTACAATATTGTTATAGAAAACTTACCAATGAAAGGACACCACAAGTCGCATCTGAATAAACAGCCAAAAGTATGGACTTACATTACAATTTCACTGTTGATCATACAATATGGTATGTGTTTTGGAGTGGAAATTGCTGGAAACACCATTCTGaatttatactttttatacaagTTTAAAATCGAAGGCTGCAACGAAACTACAGTTACAATATCAAACAATAATGTGACTGGAGTCAATTTGATTGGTGTCGAAGAAGTAGATTTGTCATGTAGTGTCTTAAACCAAAGTACTGCTAGTTTAATCGCATCCCTCTTTGGACTTATGAATCTATTTGCACGTGCACTAGGAGGAACATTTTCAGATGTTTTCTTCAAGCACTACAAAATTCCAGGACGTCTGTTAGCTCACCAACTCTGTTTAGCAGGAGAAGGAATTATGCTAGTGATATTCAGCCAGATGAAAACTATTCCGTCCGCCATTTGTGTATTGATTATAACAAGTTTATTTGTACAAGCATCAGAAGGTACTACCTATTCCATAGTGCCATATGTTCATGCCAAGCGAATAGGGGTGATTGCCGGGGTTGTTGGAGCTGGAGGCAACACAGGGGCACTTATCTGGAATACAATATGGGTTCAATTAGTTGATGTAGAACCTAGTTGGTGGTTTTGGATAATAGGTGTAATTGTGTTCTCAGGAAGTATGTTCACGATGTTATTGAGAGTTGAGGGGATGACTATATGGCATATCCTCCGCAAACAGGAAAAGGGTGAAAACGAAGAAAATGAAACTGCTCTTGAACGATAAAACGTGTTTTGACGTGCAAAAAAGAACATTGTGTAGAATGCCTAAACAATACCTGATATTTAATGACattttataacatacaattataaatatatatatatactagtatatatttcttATGTTAAAAACATTACATTAGATATATGTAATGTAAACTCGAATTGCTTCTTGTGTATTTTTAAACTTGTAAAATAAAACGTCTATTGCgtcttacttttattttatttttaaacaaagatGACACGTGTAAACATTTTGAGTAATTACTATAACATAAAATAGTTGCATCGCAGTTAATAAAAATATGCACACTTTAccaaaatgtcatttatttagttcattgtttttatacatgttatacttgtaaaataaaaattcgGTCATTTAATTAATTGTATGGCTTTGTACGATTATGTGCATAAAATTACCTAGGgatattgtattgttaaaaaattgtgttacagtaaaacaaatcaaacagagAAGCTATTGACATATTGAAAGAACAATCAAAAAACAATTCTAAGAAAAATAGGCGTGGTACCACTTTGACCAACTTTTTAACGACAAAACGGAGTATACAACTTCCACATAACActacaaaaaagcaaaacaaggagtaaattgaaaaataatcatAAGCTTAATTCTTTATCCTACCGAAGCAACTGAGATCGATTCCGGTTTTTcgcggggttcgtgttgatcatataaaaaagaagatgtggtatgattgccaatgagacaactatccacaaaagatcaaaatgacacagacattaacaactataggtcaccgtacggccttcaacaatgagcacagctcataccgcatagtcagctataaaaggccccgataagacaatgtaaaccaattcaaacgagaaaactaacggccttattttttatgtaaaaaaatgaacgaaaaacaaatgtgtaacacataaacaaacgacaaccactgaattacaggctcctgacttgggacaggcacatacataaataatgttgcgggattaaacatgtgagcgggattccaacccttcccctaacctgggacagtggtataacagtacaacataagaacaaactataaaaatcagttgaaaaaagcttaccTCGTCAGATGGACagaaaatacaagtggacgtggccgggtatttatacatcccgacacaaaaagacacaatgaacagatctgagagtactcgcagttatctgacagctagttcaaagccactaacaactaataaaaaaatcatgcatctaagactaaactatcaatcttTTAGTCTTTAATCGTTTGTCAATTTTTGACATGGCATTGTCAGTCTGTTTTCGACTTcggagtttgaatgtccctgtgGTACAATTTGCCTCTCTTTTTCATTGGTGTTAGTCTGTTAAAATGTTTAATGATATCTTTGAAAATAACTGTTCTTTTggaaatacactatatttatcattcgaaaaacataaaaataaactatcaaaatcagttgaaaaagtcttaaATGAAAATCATCAGATCGATAGAACGCAGAAAAGCATCCAAACAAAAGACAGACCGGACGTAGCAAGGTATTTATACGTCACTTATTTCcaataagaataaaacaaaatataccaatcggagagtactcgcagttgctgacagctagttcaaagttaataacaactaataaatgcATGTATTTTAGACTGAAATATGAATCATCAAACATCTAATGAATTTAGTGTTAAAACGTCATTCACAGTCAGTTCAAATAAAGTAACATCCATTACATTTCAAGGCACGATCTTAAGTATTTAGCTTGTAGTCTAATGCAAAAATCGGTACCCTTTAATGTCATGTATAAATTCTGTTTCCCGGATTCCAGGATATTAGAAAGTACCAAAACAAGAACTTCACATCTGAGAAACAGACAAAATATATCtgtcttttttaaatttgatgatttttttatttaatgattcaAAATTATTAGCCTAAAAGTGTTCTACGTAAGTTACAATTTATTCAGCTTTCTTTTTATACCAAAGTTACTgaaatattctatatattgtaaaaaattcAACTACTGCCTAGGAAATATTTTGTTTCAGATAGTACTACTTTCTGACCGATACGTCAACATAAGTGTTCCAGATGCCGGTGGGTCCAAATGTACGTTTTGGACGTAATAGActgtttaattgttttgttcCTGTTGACACATCGATTTGATATAAGAAAGTGTATATGTACCATCAACTGCAAAATCAACTTAAAATCTACTTAATTGGATTCTTTGTTAGATTTTTTTGGtaactttgtttgaatttttcagtaACTTGGGTTGTATGTCTGTAATGTATGTTAACACTGTTTTGGCAGCTGGGCACAATGGTTGTCACATTAATTTGGATTGCGGGTctaattttgtcaataaaataaaactataaacaaCTCTTATACAAGTCGGAGGTTTTATTTAGGTATTAGAAAAGTACACATTAATTGTACATGACCTTCATTAACAGTGGCGTGTTCCAAAAAAACCTCCCAAGACAGTTAAGAAAGAGAACAACTGAAATCGCCCCTACAATGTTTTGCGGTTTATGTTGCTAAATTCACTAGAAACATTTTAAGGCGGTCAGAATATGCGGATGATgcctgactgccattgacgattgccaaataaattaaTCACAAGATGCAACAAAGTGGATCTATATATTAATTCAATAcctaatagaaaataataaacaaagatggtaaaccacaaatATAACATGCTAAAatttgtacaccatatccggatttcgactaTTAATTTCTCTTCAGtgatttaaatttaaacatatttatttatagtggattgggaaacaactttgcgggtgcgagtgctgccttgtaacggcattagcctgctctttttcgaaatctgcaAGGGTGTCTTTatcgtgcaagagatatgactctctcttaatacgggtcagccatttatcgtcacctccgacggactatcatcgttttcctcaagaccatactcgcaaattgtgtcaagggagagccaaaaatTCAGTACCTGAAATGTTCATTCCGGAACAGGAATCGAACCAGTAaactttgtgttagtagtccgatgcactaaccactacaccacgactctcttcagtgatgttagggatcgaaaagtatttggaaggccataaaatttacctcaatttaggatagactctagAATTTTTCAAGAGCctaaataggatgaacggattatattaaccggagggaaaatataatacaagcccaaacgaaataaatataaacaagtctaaattgaaaacaacgatcaaacctatgattgcgttggataaaaaccgcaataaATAGTTTTACAATAAACCGTATTATTAAATAGGAATACAAACGTCTTGAAAACAGTTTAAGCATTTGAACCCATTTCCCTATGTGATACTTTAGTTAATTACGGATAGTAGTTACTGTGTTCCCTGGTCGGAATTTGCTTAGTTTTACTTTTGCTATTTGTCAGTTGGACAGCAGTTGCTGACCTAGTCATCTGCCGTCCACTGATACTAAGTTGGACATCGTTAtctcatttgaaaattaaaacacatcaacatatttttaaatgtataatacataaaatgttgaatatttttctgcattatttcGGCTTTGATATAAGTATGGATATtacaaaaaatcataaacataCTTAGTAGATAATGCTTGCTCGGTCACTCTGAAAGAAAGGAAAAACAcctgaaaaaatgtgtttaaaatagaactgtttcttattttatttgcacTAATTTTTAACACCCATCTGCCTACCTTGTTAAAGTATGACAAAAACAAGAAATACAGGCGTGTATACTTAATCACGTAGACAAAAAATTAATTCTTCGTTTCCGCCTGTGTGAATTAATAACTAAAAATTAACATTACATCTGATAGTTTGACCTCGTCTGGtaaatcaaacatacatatatatatatatatatatacaactcgtctaaacatcaacccaacaatcttagatctgtaaatttgctttcgcaaatttttggttcttccctcgccgggattcgaacccatgctactgtgatatcgtgacaccaaatcgcctgcactgcagccgtcccgctagaccacacgaccacctgggctctcaaaaaaagagctttcggtgggcatgtgttacctttccacgtcagttttaatctagcggcgtactacagtacatgatatataaggcatgaagatgttattgttacagatcagctaaattatctatagtaaaggatcctacaaattaatgtaatatacagtcacagaaaataattatattcataagtacgtctgagtcagtgacaactctacaacagatgtatccatcggatcgccatcaatgatggtgatacatggctgtgtacataatgtatatacaactcgtctaaacatcaacccaacaatgttagatctgtaaatttgctttcgcaaatttttggttcttccctcgccgggattcgaacccatgctactgtgatatcgtgacaccaaatcgcctgcactgcagccgtcccgctagaccacacgaccacctgggctctcaaaaaaagagctttcggtgggcatgtgttacctttccacgtcagttttaatctagcggcgtactacagtacatgatatataaggcatgaagatgttatttaaaagaagtttgcgaaagcaaatttacagatctaacattgttgggttgatgtttagacgagttgcatatacattatgtacacagccatgtatcaccatcattgatggcgatccgatggatacatctgttgtagagttgtcactgactcagacgtacttatgaatataattattttctgtgactgtatattacattaatttgtaggatcctttactatagataatttagctgatctgtaacaataacatcttcatgccttatatatcatgtactgtagtacgccgctagattaaaactgacgtggaaaggtaacacatgcccaccgaaagctcttttttttgagagcccaggtggtcgtgtggtctagcgggacggctgcagtgcaggcgatttggtgtcacgatatcacagtagcatgggttcgaatcccggcgagggaagaaccaaaaatttgcgaaagcaaatttacagatctaacattgttgggttgatgtttagacgagttgtatatacattatgtacacagccatgtatcaccatcattgatggcgatccgatggatacatctgttgtagagttgtcacttactcagacgtacttatatatatatatatatatactgaaatttatttttttcatcttaattgtgacttttaaaagaaacatttaacTGTAAACCTTCGTTTATGTTGAAGGGGTTGTTCCGTGTTATTCTGACTAtgcattcttaattttttgtgatAATGTTCTAGAGATACATGTAGTGTGACGTGCGAAAATTCAATTTTACCAGTTTATCTATGATTTTTGGGGTTGTTTTTTTTGCACACACACTCACACTGTTGTCAAAAGAATGGAATTCTTCGATTCGACTGTCATTGATCATGAAGTGTgatttagctagctgtaaaaccagatttaattcaccattttctacacaacaAATACCTGTACCCGTTCAGTATGACGGTTGTTTACactcgttcgatgtgtttgagttttgcttttgccattttataaaagACTTTCAGTCTTGAAAACTCGTAAAAATTCGAGGTTCTTGTgctatttttggtttttgcaatAAGTTTGCAAAAGGCAGTTTCGTCAATGTTTTTAAGAATTCACctgaaatataattaaattattcTAAAGATACCAAaacttttttgataaatattcagcATCAGCTTCACAAATAAAACACTATACTgaggatttattattattcgttaGAAAACATTTTCGTGGCTTTTGTGGGttcaggtgaaccacgaatttaaatgttcaacgaaaagGAAATTCCTTAAAAATTGTATTCCGACTTTGGTAGAACCACAAAATCACATATCCTCGAAAATGCAAGGTTTCCGCAaaccaggaaaattggtaccacaaaaataaatgaacccaTAGTAGTCTTGAAGTATACATTCAGGtatatagttttagttttattgtcgtgtattgtaatttcaatgaaaaaaatcaccacaattatttgtacactttaatttaaactgtaatttTACTGCTCCTCGGGTcgtcttgattgacaaataaaaattgttgttgttgttgttgttgttgttggtatTCGCATCATTTTTAGACCTATAATACTTCGAATTAGATATAAACGGTCATCTCATTACccgaatctatgacaaacgagacgattttaattttgaaatcatcaaTTTCCCTCACCTTCGTAGCAATATACTAAATTCACAtgatatgggatatacatttcccaactcatttggtattcaagagcttgcagctcctactcagactttctaaaacgtcaccagtgtctgtgaagaaaattgatgaaccagggatatgtcaaagaaAGTCTCGTCATTTTTCTAAAAAGGTTCATCGGAAGATTCCAAGACCTTGTTGACAAATATTCCGTATcatcttcacaaataatacacggtGGTCGTGAAGaatagattctgggtactgactTTGTTTGTCAATAACgtgttattcttttatttgtctttcttaatattacttttactgtagTCTGATTTTATTGATAtccatatgacgtggctctgtactaatacatcccgttattgtgctattgtaagcCATTTTTGTATTCTAGtgtttcatttttgcttatgtgctttgtctgtatgcctatttatgtttctttgatacatatatgacgtggctctttacttatacatcccgtcattgtgtaatTATACTGTGGTATATtggtgtattcttgtctttaagtTTTGCTAATATTCTTGGTCTATATACCATTTGTGCTTCTTTGatacatattattttattctttagCTAGTGTTtaatattataacacaatgttgactgctgtacccctatttttgacatttttacctattctgcctgtttgttttcttcacacatcgttgtcaatataatagaatttaatgcgactgtcatacaagtgagagattaagctagctttaaaaccaggtttaatccaccattctctACTTaaaaattgcctgtaccaagtcaggaatatgatcgttgttatccattcgtttaatgtgtctgagtttttgatgtttttgccatttgatttgtgACATTCCTTTTTCCtcagaattcagtatttttgtgattttacttttaaataaaattgagaatggaaatggggaatttgtcaaagagacaacaacccgaccaaataaaaaacaacagcagagggtcaccaacaggtcttcaatgtagcgagaaattcccgcacccggaggcgtccttcagctggcccctaaacaaatatatactagtccagtgataatgaacgccatactaatttccaaattgtacacaagaaactaaaattaaaataatacaagactaacaaaggccagaggctcctgacttgggacaggcacaaaaatgcggcggggttaaacatgtttgtgagatctcaaccctccccctatacctcaaaccaatgtagtaaagtaaacgcataacaatacgcacattaaaattcagttcaagagaaatccgagtctgatgtcagaagataaaCGTTTTTGATATTCTAGTCTTAGATGATAAGTTggttttggctttgaactaggtGTCAGTAATTCTGAGTACTATCAGGTCTTTAAGTTATGGGGATATTTAAATACCTTTCCACATCCGGTCTGTGTTTTATTCTGAAATATAgttctgttttgtatcgatctgGTGTGTAAAGCCCTTCTAAactacaacagtcaacattgtgttataataatctttttttttaatgtggataatatattttattgcactctattgctgttaacaatttacttagTGTACAGCATTGCACGAAGTATCCCTGATATATTAGTTATTAGGTATCCAGGGAGAATAtctaataaaagtaaattgatgttacattacaatattacaatattttaaatgatttcatgttTACCGGAGAATTTCACTTCCGTCCGATAGTGGTTTTTAATATTAGATAAATGTGCATTTATTTGTCATcatcatttgtttttaacatgtgTTAGATGTTAAAGTACATTATTGTCACCTGACATGCTCAAGTCATGTGACTTAATACTTTGGTCATGTGACCTCAgggatatttattattatttatgatgATTAATCATTTATGTAGTTTAGGGTTTTTATGATCAATTTactgttttttcttttaattacattattgacttcaactatatattttatttctgccttgaatattttaaagatatctaTTTTTGTTCTCTTTGAGTCAGAGATGTAATATGATTTGTAAATAgacaaaaatattacagtcaaaaGGAAGTTAATTTCATAGTAAGcttcatcatttattttatatcctACTATAagattttcaatattaaaaatgctTTCATTGAAACCTATAAatttaagaaggttcaatatttttgatataaaatcacTGTTGTAACTGCAAGAAAAATAAAAGTGTTCATAATCTTCTTTTATACTGCAATGATTACATTTATTATCTGTGAGTATTTTCCATTTTACTAATAAGTCATTGCATGGAAGTATATAGTGAAttaatttccatctaaacattttcagtTTATTGTCATTTAAGTAGTTAAAAATGAAGTTGAAACAATTTTCTAGTTTAAAGTAAAGGTTTTTGGCAAACAATTTTTCCCACATTATAACTTCTATAGGTTTGTTTGGTTTGTTTCCATttataataatgttataaatttgttttgtgcTCATTTTAGAATTAATTTCTTTATTAAGCATGATTTTTATGCTATTTATAGTTTTATGAAtattaactttagttttagttgaATTATCTTGATTTATAATGGTAAGCCATTGATTTGGTATTGCTTTTTTAATGCAGGATATCTGCCTGATCcaatcttgtttattttttagtttagaaAGTATATATGTTTCTGAAATTTGACCTCTATCATCTAtgatatcatttatgaaaaacaaattgctTTTTACCCACTCttcaaaaaataaacattttacatttagtctgataaaattatttcccaatataaattgttttcttatttgtagAAAGTCATGTGGGTATGATGACCCACCTCCTTTAACACTAATCCAAGTTTTAATTAATTCTTGGTAAAATTCTGGAAcacttttgaaaattgttttatctagatcatttatattttttagattCATTAGAAATATGATCAAATTATtaccaaatttatttaaataaaatcttgGTATAACTGTCCAATTGTCCATTTCggtattaaataattttgttatccaGCCTATGTGTATggattttataaaaatgtcaatgTCTATCATTTTAAGTCCCCTTTTTTTGTACTCTGCTGTaagatttgatcttttaattttatctcttttaccattccatataaaattatatatgagGGTTTTAAATTTTTGTAGCGAATCTTTTGGTATTACAGTATTTGATGCTATATATGTTAAGTTTGGTAGAATTAAAAATTTAGTTACTACTATTCTCCCTAATATACTTAGTTTTCTTTTCTTCCAATTTGctattattttttaacatttcaatatttgtttttcaatattaagaTTTTGGCATTCTGATTTATTGTATCCAAAATAAATTCCCAAACTTTTGATAGGTTTATTACTCCAATTGatatcttcatatttttctttgcaGTGCTTAAATTTGCCAAGCcatattccttcagttttagttctATTAAGTTTAAGGCCAGAGAAGTCACCAAATGTgtcaattaaatttaatgcaGCTGTAATGTCCTGTTTACATTGTAGAATGTAGGAACAGAGTAGTATCGTCTGCTAGTTGACATATTTTTAGGGTATTAGTGCTGCTTTCTAGCTTAATTTCTAatcctttaatatttttattttctctaatttttataGCCATTATTTCTACAGCAAGAACAATCAAAGtgctgaagtactgaacatcggatgaccgcaggttcaTGTGGATGCCGAgtggtcaaaagcacatgtcacagaaacagatcacatctctatacctgaaactggggttaatttacaaagatatttttttctgatacaagttcgtgcttggatgatgaataaatgacaggaaattcaacctcaccgtaataactattatattgtagtgcaagaaatcagtataccttggactattatacttatataataatagtcgtagagaatacactggtttgttgttatttatattattaatattacgattgcatgtatatatgattttcatctatttgtatatgaTCATTCTATACTACTATaattatagtgcagtgcaagtgcatggtggccATTCTTCTGTAAAagaaatcaaagccttaaaggctgtaaaagcaattgctgccgattttaatgtttttgggacttttatttttcatcttcatatataagaattaaacctgaaAGGATATggttgtctagtgaaaagcaagaaggttttgactttatatcaataaaagacttaagcaggaaatcatttttaatatgttttataattactattattgatttaattttaacacaattttcataattaatttaaattaaccattcagttaaaacatttcacatttcgagacgctaatgttgaaaaatgggaccgaaataaaatatcttacaagacataaacatgtaaaaaataaatatatatttcagcttactaaaaatattttcatagtgttactttgacatcatttcttttaactaagtcccacacatacattttgtaattgttcatttgatatgtgtcatcctcatgcgatacgagaagttttcatgtcgctaaatagtcttcttgtcgctaaatttattcttcttgtccgttcttgacgcttcttgtcgataaattcttcttgtcgttattagtgagaccgctatttttagattacatgtagtcatttacactacacgtataacctgtgtagtgatttttggaaaatgacgcagtcattgttccattactggcgacctgaacttcattacatttctctgcctaccgcgcttggtttcgtatttactatttttcatacaaactggaatctgcttgtgttatcattatgcatgatcattgtgtagtaatcagccaggaaccagtttacaaactaactggtttctgcttgtatttcactacactcgaacaaagtgttgtagtttgacaggaaccagtttagaatttgtaaactacaaaacgtaatcggttattgatcattccgttttggtgtttcataccgacttatatggtttgaataagcttaagccccttcaaacattaatgtgataggtatattaaagactgttttacaaaaggatggaacagttttgctttcaaagtcgtactttagtgatatatgttatgtacggatttccactctcaccggttaatttcttcttttacacgtgcttttgaaacttcctgtttaaacatcgcaagttttaaaattgttttttgagtgaattaaacttattgaaacaatcatgaagcgttccagaatcattttcaagcagtttctttttctctttgatgatggaaaatatgttttctcaagaaaataccgcaaacgatcgcagaggaattgaaacgtacaagtcaagtcggcacctgaataaattggcatctagtcaaatcggcacctatttgacgtcaattcggcatccaataatatttgttataatattttctattcaattaattaataacaggtaccaagtacatagtgaatttCACTGTGAAATCCACCGTCACTCactgaatatgttgttgtgtatttaggtaaacaacgaaaccaaagtgaatatgttgttgtgtataagggTACAGTAAACAACGAAGCCTTTACCCAAGctattgttttaacaattagacaataattaaaataaaatggaaaactatgagtccctttcaataaatcaaactttcatgcctaataattagaaaattttaggtgttttttttcagtaaagtttaaacagcattaaacaaacaatcctgtaaaatgct
It includes:
- the LOC139512326 gene encoding uncharacterized protein produces the protein MAPHCCQRLMQKIHSKDIKLDEYGKAKEFCLLSIARPHMRAFHSSWFCFFIAFTAWFGIQPLLPTIIKELHLSRKDVANSGIASVAATIIVRVSAGHLCDKFGPRRVMATLLVIGSIPLALSGLITSGTGLIVVRLFIGFLGGTFVPCQFWTSIMFNYKIVGTANAMVGGWGNLGGGFTFLLMPAVFQLIKIMGVHEFLAWKIAVVVPAVICSATGISILFTSDDCPQGEWINRRHAHAKTEELRAVVHEENLPMKGHHKSHLNKQPKVWTYITISLLIIQYGMCFGVEIAGNTILNLYFLYKFKIEGCNETTVTISNNNVTGVNLIGVEEVDLSCSVLNQSTASLIASLFGLMNLFARALGGTFSDVFFKHYKIPGRLLAHQLCLAGEGIMLVIFSQMKTIPSAICVLIITSLFVQASEGTTYSIVPYVHAKRIGVIAGVVGAGGNTGALIWNTIWVQLVDVEPSWWFWIIGVIVFSGSMFTMLLRVEGMTIWHILRKQEKGENEENETALER